The proteins below are encoded in one region of Podarcis raffonei isolate rPodRaf1 chromosome 8, rPodRaf1.pri, whole genome shotgun sequence:
- the FBXO46 gene encoding F-box only protein 46 — MDQNTFSHIQLWCPRPFGTYSQNKQCPGGQVKKTFGDFACKAKEEEEGGGEACSENTPPAPPPPPPPPPTVSPSPSQVEEGRVLLDTWYVIKPGNTKEKIAFFVAHQCSSGSRASAMKVKGNWGSDSSKAKRRRRSHDPGKSKACPVKAKDAGSSSKEAEDVCLCPESHAEPAGGDSTDLLSVAEMVALVEQRTALALQNYPRPSVPAAPPSPMVFVSAEQEGEEKRAPSPGGSSDCSRVAEAVAHFESQQRERSVLRPNGLCRESPECVANSQHSPGEVRIAFRISSSRDPRSPTEGGQGARPNCMFMSCGGSPTGSAARAKDKITCDLYQLISPSRDTLPNNVDFLLANASPKGADGVASEPPDVEMTCRESPGGSGKLDAIAEGGRGGGEKAGGPAASVARDCVSGFHVDVVVTGVVDQCVFFGKDSTKNMKEETVCLTVGSPTQEGLCSACDDPPPGQLFFLHAQVPRQEDGRDVDGAFLDPAGGGEGGLERADGPGLEPTSADTSLCRLYRHVSHDFLEIRFKIQRLLEPRQYMLLLPDHIMVKIFSYLPTQSLAALKCSCHYFKYIIETFGVQATDSRWTRDPLYRDDPCKQCKKHYVKGDVSLCRWHPKPYHHDLPYGRSYWMCCRRTDKDTPGCRVGLHDNNWVQPCDMLRERAARREDGR, encoded by the coding sequence ATGGATCAGAACACCTTCTCCCACATCCAGCTATGGTGCCCGCGGCCTTTCGGCACCTACTCCCAGAACAAGCAGTGCCCTGGAGGCCAGGTGAAGAAGACCTTTGGGGACTTTGCCTGCAaagccaaggaagaagaagaaggcggcgGCGAAGCCTGCTCTGAAAACACGCCCCCTGCCCCGCCGCCTCCGCCCCCGCCGCCCCCCACGGtctcccccagccccagccaggtGGAGGAGGGCCGGGTGCTCTTGGACACGTGGTACGTGATCAAGCCGGGAAACACCAAGGAGAAGATTGCCTTCTTTGTGGCCCATcagtgcagcagcggcagccgaGCCAGCGCCATGAAGGTCAAGGGCAACTGGGGGAGTGACAGCTCCAAGGCCAAGCGGCGGCGGAGGTCCCACGACCCTGGTAAGAGCAAGGCCTGCCCGGTCAAGGCGAAGGacgccggcagcagcagcaaggaagcGGAGGATGTGTGCCTTTGCCCCGAGTCCCATGCCGAGCCGGCGGGCGGAGACTCCACTGACCTGCTCTCGGTGGCTGAGATGGTGGCCTTGGTGGAGCAGCGCACCGCCCTGGCGTTGCAGAACTACCCCAGGCCGAGCGTGCCGGCCGCGCCGCCGTCCCCCATGGTCTTCGTGTCGGCAGAGCAGGAGGGCGAGGAGAAGAGGGCGCCTTCTCCCGGAGGCAGTTCGGACTGCAGCCGGGTGGCGGAGGCGGTGGCCCACTTTGAGTCGCAGCAGCGAGAGCGGAGCGTCCTGCGCCCCAACGGCCTGTGCCGGGAGTCTCCTGAATGCGTGGCCAACTCCCAGCACAGCCCCGGCGAGGTGCGCATCGCCTTCCGCATCTCCAGCAGCCGCGACCCGCGCTCGCCCACCGAGGGCGGCCAGGGCGCCCGCCCCAACTGCATGTTCATGAGCTGCGGCGGGTCGCCCACGGGTAGCGCCGCCCGCGCTAAGGACAAGATCACATGCGACCTCTACCAGCTCATCAGCCCCTCGCGGGACACACTCCCCAACAATGTGGACTTCCTGCTGGCCAACGCCTCCCCGAAAGGGGCCGACGGGGTCGCCAGCGAGCCCCCGGACGTGGAGATGACTTGCCGGGAGAGCCCCGGCGGCTCCGGCAAGCTGGACGCCATCGCGGAGGGCGGCCGGGGCGGCGGAGAGAAGGCGGGAGGCCCCGCCGCCTCGGTGGCTCGTGACTGCGTCTCCGGCTTCCATGTCGACGTGGTGGTCACCGGCGTGGTGGACCAGTGCGTCTTCTTCGGCAAGGACAGCACCAAGAATATGAAGGAGGAGACGGTCTGCCTGACGGTGGGCTCGCCCACGCAAGAGGGGCTGTGCTCGGCGTGCGACGACCCGCCGCCGGGCCAGCTCTTCTTCCTGCACGCCCAGGTGCCTCGGCAGGAGGACGGCCGGGACGTGGACGGCGCTTTTCTGGACCCTGCCGGCGGCGGCGAGGGCGGCCTGGAGAGAGCCGACGGGCCTGGCCTGGAGCCGACGTCCGCGGACACCTCGCTCTGCCGCCTCTACCGTCACGTCTCGCACGACTTCCTCGAGATCCGCTTCAAGATCCAGCGTCTGCTGGAGCCCCGGCAGTACATGCTGCTCCTCCCGGACCATATCATGGTGAAGATCTTCAGCTACCTGCCGACGCAGTCGCTGGCCGCCTTAAAGTGCTCCTGCCACTACTTTAAGTACATCATCGAGACGTTTGGCGTGCAGGCCACGGACTCGCGCTGGACCCGGGACCCCCTGTACCGCGACGACCCCTGCAAGCAGTGCAAGAAGCACTACGTGAAAGGGGACGTCTCCCTCTGCCGCTGGCACCCCAAGCCCTACCATCACGACCTGCCTTACGGACGCTCCTACTGGATGTGCTGCCGGCGGACGGACAAGGACACGCCGGGCTGCCGTGTGGGACTGCACGACAACAACTGGGTGCAGCCTTGCGACATGCTGAGGGAGAGGGCGGCCCGGAGGGAGGACGGGAGGTGA